Proteins from one Lacrimispora sphenoides genomic window:
- a CDS encoding acyltransferase domain-containing protein, whose amino-acid sequence MGHLSYGFKECVDYCGFDNLPEGLEQFYAGYPGVEDSHFIERRFLKEIFEKFNLPEKKQRLLTKAAEAVEGDPRLFHFSKFLVWDMCSARNRCDVDNYKNMTPVCMAEYGELYSFLLLLACVVPSIKLLKERGVPEHYYRDIPFQPIKSQLEKLVRDDVSVSDFPWDMNFYTCSIFLMDRFLFIPCRFGDTFTMYRNKVSGKVTALKHGGEEFRRDGQFNGINGVYDKAGAFLSLWQETEEEITANPINPMGFVERDPVTLLKKEWEEALTQGDMLLALHVPSGPGYNPERLKNSMVLALEFYKTYFPELPVKGFWSESWLYDSRLSLVLDHDTSNIIKVQRQFYLYPIKEGDAMLRYEVFGDWKADETKVELKTSLQKAAAAYMATGACFNNLSMVVLKEEADQTDQMPYITQDDIARFRQIADSHLK is encoded by the coding sequence ATGGGACATTTATCGTATGGATTCAAAGAATGTGTGGATTATTGCGGCTTTGACAATCTGCCTGAGGGGCTGGAGCAATTCTATGCCGGCTATCCCGGGGTAGAGGACAGCCATTTTATAGAAAGAAGATTTTTAAAGGAAATATTTGAAAAATTCAACCTTCCGGAGAAAAAGCAAAGGCTACTGACAAAAGCGGCAGAAGCAGTGGAAGGGGACCCGAGACTGTTTCATTTCTCCAAATTCCTGGTATGGGATATGTGCTCTGCAAGAAACCGATGTGACGTGGATAACTATAAAAATATGACTCCTGTGTGTATGGCAGAGTACGGAGAACTTTATTCCTTCCTCCTTCTGCTGGCCTGTGTGGTTCCTTCCATAAAGCTTTTAAAGGAACGGGGCGTTCCGGAGCATTATTATCGGGATATTCCTTTCCAGCCTATAAAGTCCCAATTAGAGAAGCTGGTTCGGGATGATGTGAGCGTAAGTGATTTTCCCTGGGATATGAATTTTTATACCTGCTCCATCTTTCTTATGGACCGGTTCCTGTTTATTCCTTGCCGCTTTGGCGATACATTTACCATGTACCGGAATAAGGTTTCCGGGAAGGTAACCGCCCTAAAACATGGCGGAGAGGAATTCCGCAGAGACGGGCAGTTTAATGGAATAAACGGAGTTTATGATAAAGCAGGAGCCTTTCTTTCCCTCTGGCAGGAGACGGAGGAGGAGATTACTGCAAATCCCATCAATCCCATGGGCTTTGTGGAGAGGGATCCCGTAACGCTGTTAAAGAAGGAATGGGAGGAAGCCTTAACCCAGGGGGATATGCTTCTGGCGCTTCATGTGCCTTCCGGTCCGGGATATAACCCTGAGAGGCTTAAGAATTCCATGGTGCTGGCGCTGGAGTTTTACAAGACTTATTTTCCGGAACTGCCGGTCAAAGGCTTTTGGAGTGAAAGCTGGCTGTATGATTCAAGACTGTCTCTGGTGCTTGATCATGATACCAGCAATATTATAAAGGTCCAGCGTCAATTTTATCTATATCCGATTAAAGAGGGAGATGCCATGCTTCGATATGAGGTATTTGGTGACTGGAAAGCCGATGAAACAAAGGTGGAGCTTAAGACCTCCCTGCAAAAAGCGGCTGCTGCCTATATGGCAACAGGAGCGTGCTTTAATAACCTGAGTATGGTGGTTCTAAAGGAAGAAGCGGATCAAACGGATCAAATGCCTTATATCACACAGGATGACATTGCACGCTTCAGACAAATTGCTGACAGCCATTTAAAATAA
- a CDS encoding NosD domain-containing protein — protein MRYVKNIVISVFCGICLIGCDPAVGTPYASSRIVPADNVLHVSTNGDDKTADGSDTHPFTTIPDALAAVKPGMTISIHAGTYQPFEVNAQCSGTEMAPVTIRAAEGEKPVIQSTNDIGIHLINVDNFVISGLEVVGGTHGIYYESTPDQGEKALENIIIQNCVVHDINGTHGICVYAANYKAPVKNITMENCEVFDCRCDSSESTVFNGNIDGFTIRNNQIHNNNNIGIDMIGFEGTAKHRDDYKGNPYDVDYARNGKCYGNVVYAISTLGNNAYLEGTGYSLCAGGIYVDGGQNIEIYNNFIFSCDIGIEVATEHSPKDNPLFHVSGVEVHDNIIANCQGYCGLAFGGYDADLGRTEDCIFRNNTFIDNPVQMVVQRSARNQIHHNLFVGGEVGIEYNTDCAETDLVNDFGENFFCMYGETNVLLSNKRFGNSLIFPQEMQELQRIMENRENALSGLRSNVDGFGSAFVPNEAMISLYKSYLNNTCK, from the coding sequence ATGAGATATGTAAAAAATATTGTAATTTCGGTTTTCTGCGGTATATGTCTAATTGGATGTGATCCCGCAGTAGGCACCCCCTATGCATCGTCAAGGATTGTTCCTGCAGATAATGTGCTGCACGTTTCAACCAATGGCGATGATAAAACCGCCGACGGCAGTGATACGCACCCTTTTACTACCATTCCAGACGCGCTTGCAGCCGTAAAGCCCGGCATGACTATTTCCATCCACGCAGGTACGTATCAACCGTTCGAGGTGAATGCCCAGTGTTCGGGGACAGAGATGGCTCCGGTAACCATCCGCGCAGCCGAAGGAGAGAAACCTGTCATTCAGAGCACGAACGATATTGGCATTCATTTGATAAACGTTGACAATTTCGTAATTTCCGGCCTGGAGGTTGTAGGGGGCACCCATGGGATCTATTATGAAAGTACACCGGATCAGGGGGAAAAAGCACTTGAAAATATCATCATTCAAAATTGCGTAGTCCATGACATAAACGGCACCCACGGAATCTGTGTTTATGCCGCCAACTACAAGGCGCCGGTCAAAAACATCACGATGGAAAACTGCGAGGTTTTTGACTGCCGCTGCGATTCCAGCGAGTCCACTGTTTTCAACGGCAACATAGACGGCTTCACAATCCGCAATAATCAGATTCACAATAACAATAATATCGGCATCGACATGATCGGATTTGAGGGTACTGCCAAACACAGAGATGACTATAAAGGCAATCCCTATGATGTGGATTATGCCCGTAACGGCAAGTGCTACGGTAATGTGGTTTATGCAATCAGCACTCTTGGAAATAATGCCTATCTGGAAGGTACGGGTTACAGCCTCTGTGCCGGAGGCATCTATGTGGATGGGGGCCAGAACATCGAAATTTACAATAACTTCATCTTCAGCTGCGACATTGGCATTGAGGTTGCAACGGAACATAGCCCCAAGGACAATCCATTGTTTCACGTATCGGGTGTAGAGGTGCACGATAACATCATAGCAAACTGTCAGGGATATTGCGGGCTGGCTTTTGGCGGTTATGATGCAGATCTTGGACGGACTGAGGATTGCATTTTCCGCAATAATACCTTTATCGATAATCCCGTGCAGATGGTTGTACAGCGCAGTGCCCGTAATCAGATTCATCATAATCTGTTCGTCGGCGGTGAGGTCGGAATCGAATACAATACAGACTGTGCCGAAACGGATTTAGTTAACGATTTTGGTGAAAACTTTTTCTGTATGTATGGCGAAACAAACGTTTTGCTCTCAAACAAACGTTTTGGGAATTCCCTGATCTTCCCGCAGGAAATGCAGGAGCTGCAGAGGATAATGGAGAATAGGGAAAATGCGCTAAGCGGCTTGCGTTCCAACGTGGACGGATTTGGTTCTGCCTTTGTACCAAATGAAGCGATGATATCCCTCTATAAGTCGTATCTCAATAATACGTGCAAGTGA
- a CDS encoding creatininase family protein: protein MNNKMNELDGVSIRDLIPTHDIALLPLGTVEVHGPHLPIGTDSFLAEKLCEKLSERVPSLILPVIHYTQVWSLGEMKGSVSISNELLTQLLCEILLETERNGFRMAVVINTHLGNNGAIKEAARKALKERPDFKILYFTYPGAGEILGEVMGAGNFHGGFFHADEIETSYMLYLCKEHVDMSKAVNETPLVPELIDVTPIRWSEFTETAVMGNAKDATEEKGRKVIEYVLDRMVSLIEKAKER, encoded by the coding sequence ATGAACAATAAAATGAATGAACTGGATGGGGTATCAATCAGAGACTTAATTCCAACCCATGATATCGCACTGCTCCCCTTAGGAACTGTGGAAGTCCATGGCCCACACCTGCCCATAGGTACGGATTCCTTTCTTGCTGAAAAGCTGTGTGAAAAGCTTTCTGAGCGGGTTCCTTCCCTGATTCTTCCTGTGATTCATTACACCCAGGTTTGGAGTCTGGGAGAAATGAAAGGATCCGTCAGTATCAGCAATGAGCTGTTAACACAGCTGCTCTGTGAAATCCTGTTGGAAACAGAACGTAATGGATTCCGTATGGCTGTTGTGATCAATACCCATCTGGGAAATAACGGTGCCATAAAAGAGGCAGCCAGGAAGGCTTTGAAAGAAAGACCGGACTTTAAGATCCTGTATTTCACCTACCCCGGCGCAGGAGAAATTCTGGGAGAAGTGATGGGAGCAGGCAATTTTCACGGCGGATTTTTCCATGCAGATGAAATTGAAACTTCTTATATGCTGTATCTGTGCAAGGAACATGTGGACATGTCTAAAGCTGTCAATGAAACCCCGCTGGTACCTGAGCTCATAGACGTAACGCCTATCCGGTGGAGTGAATTTACTGAGACCGCGGTTATGGGGAATGCAAAAGATGCAACAGAGGAGAAAGGCCGTAAAGTCATCGAATATGTTTTGGACCGAATGGTTTCTCTCATCGAAAAAGCAAAGGAGAGGTGA
- a CDS encoding transketolase: MGNYLELEKVANEIRKGIVTAVHSAKSGHPGGSLSAADLFTWLYFREMNIDPEYPAKEDRDRFVLSKGHVAPGYYSTLANRGFFPVEDLKTLRHTGSYLQGHPDRKHIPGVDMSSGSLGQGISAAVGMALSAKLSKEPFRVYTLLGDGEIEEGQVWEAAMFAGHRKLDNLVVIIDNNGLQIDGPIDDVCSPYPIDKKFEAFNFHVINIDGHDFAQIECAFEEAKQTKGMPTAIVAKTIKGKGVSFMEGSVAWHGTAPDDAQYEIAMADLEKAGEALCRR, from the coding sequence ATGGGGAATTATCTGGAATTAGAAAAAGTGGCAAATGAAATCCGCAAAGGGATTGTGACGGCAGTACATAGCGCAAAATCCGGTCACCCCGGCGGCTCGCTGTCAGCAGCAGATCTATTCACCTGGCTCTATTTCAGGGAGATGAATATTGACCCGGAATATCCGGCAAAAGAAGACCGGGACCGGTTTGTTCTTTCCAAAGGTCATGTGGCGCCGGGATATTATTCAACCTTAGCAAACCGGGGATTTTTTCCGGTGGAGGATTTAAAGACCCTGCGCCATACCGGCTCCTATTTACAGGGGCATCCGGACAGAAAGCATATTCCGGGTGTGGATATGTCCAGCGGCTCTTTGGGACAGGGGATCTCTGCAGCAGTGGGGATGGCGCTTTCTGCAAAACTCAGCAAAGAACCTTTCCGCGTGTATACGCTCCTTGGCGATGGTGAGATAGAAGAGGGCCAGGTCTGGGAGGCAGCAATGTTTGCCGGCCATAGAAAGCTGGATAATCTAGTGGTTATTATTGATAATAACGGGCTTCAGATTGATGGCCCCATAGATGATGTCTGCTCTCCCTATCCGATTGATAAAAAGTTTGAGGCGTTTAATTTCCATGTCATCAATATTGACGGGCATGATTTTGCACAGATCGAATGCGCGTTTGAGGAAGCAAAGCAGACGAAAGGGATGCCGACAGCCATTGTTGCAAAAACCATAAAAGGCAAGGGCGTTTCATTCATGGAGGGCTCTGTGGCATGGCATGGGACGGCGCCCGATGACGCTCAATATGAAATTGCGATGGCAGATTTGGAGAAAGCAGGTGAAGCGCTATGCCGGAGATAA
- a CDS encoding transketolase family protein produces MPEIKEMTAKKIATRESYGNALVELGQINDKIIVLDADLAAATKTGVFKKAFPERHVDCGIAECNMMGIAAGLAAAGKIPFASTFAMFAAGRAFEQVRNSIGYPHLNVKIGATHAGISVGEDGATHQCNEDIALMRTIPGMVVLCPSDDIEAKAAVRAAVEHDGPVYMRFGRLAVPVINDTPDYTFELGKGIVLREGTDVTLIATGLEVSETLAAAKRLESDGISARVINIHTIKPLDEELVCRAAKETGKLVTIEEHSVIGGLGSAVCDAVCKEYPVPVKKIGIQDVFGESGPAKELLQKYQLDEMGIYRQVLEFVKGI; encoded by the coding sequence ATGCCGGAGATAAAGGAAATGACTGCAAAGAAGATTGCCACCAGGGAAAGCTATGGCAATGCCCTGGTGGAACTGGGACAGATAAATGACAAAATCATCGTATTGGATGCAGACCTGGCGGCAGCGACAAAGACCGGAGTCTTTAAAAAGGCATTTCCGGAGCGCCATGTGGACTGCGGGATTGCAGAATGCAATATGATGGGAATTGCCGCCGGTCTTGCTGCTGCCGGCAAGATACCGTTTGCAAGTACCTTTGCCATGTTTGCAGCAGGCAGGGCCTTTGAACAGGTCAGGAATTCCATCGGTTATCCGCACCTGAATGTGAAAATCGGGGCTACCCATGCAGGTATCTCTGTCGGTGAGGATGGCGCCACCCATCAGTGCAACGAGGACATTGCCCTTATGAGGACAATCCCTGGGATGGTTGTGCTCTGCCCATCAGATGACATAGAGGCGAAAGCAGCGGTAAGGGCAGCAGTGGAACATGATGGACCGGTTTATATGCGGTTTGGACGTCTGGCAGTTCCTGTCATTAACGACACGCCGGATTACACGTTTGAACTGGGAAAGGGCATTGTGCTGCGAGAGGGAACGGATGTGACCCTGATTGCCACCGGGCTTGAAGTGTCGGAAACCCTTGCCGCAGCAAAAAGGCTGGAATCCGATGGGATCTCTGCAAGAGTCATCAATATCCATACCATCAAGCCGTTAGATGAGGAGCTTGTCTGCAGGGCGGCGAAGGAGACCGGGAAGCTTGTTACGATTGAAGAGCATTCAGTTATCGGCGGACTGGGAAGCGCTGTCTGTGATGCTGTGTGCAAAGAGTACCCGGTGCCGGTGAAGAAAATAGGAATTCAGGATGTGTTCGGAGAGTCTGGACCAGCAAAGGAATTATTGCAGAAATATCAGTTGGATGAGATGGGAATATACCGGCAGGTGCTGGAATTTGTCAAAGGAATTTAA
- a CDS encoding sugar isomerase domain-containing protein, which translates to MNGIKTYFNNIERILDSVQESQGEAMEAAAKCLADAIGQKRSIYVFGCSHGAILSEEMFYRAGGLAVINPLFNPSLMLNVRPVTLTSRFERLEGQSKALLEESSAKDGDVILIHSVSGRNAGIVEMALEAKAMNMTVIGITNLAYSEKNTSRHSSGKRLFELCDICIDNGGEFGDGCVEIKGIHEKAGATSTVIGASIVNGISVRAAEILAERGIQPPVLHSANADGGDEINNKIFEEYKDCIHYL; encoded by the coding sequence ATGAACGGTATTAAGACTTATTTTAATAACATTGAACGGATTCTGGATTCCGTACAGGAAAGCCAGGGAGAGGCTATGGAAGCCGCTGCAAAGTGCCTTGCAGATGCAATCGGGCAAAAGCGTTCCATCTATGTGTTTGGCTGCTCCCATGGAGCTATTCTATCAGAGGAAATGTTTTACCGTGCCGGAGGCCTGGCAGTGATCAATCCTCTGTTTAATCCATCTCTTATGCTCAATGTCCGCCCGGTTACTCTGACAAGCAGATTTGAAAGGCTGGAAGGCCAGTCAAAGGCTCTTCTTGAAGAGTCCAGTGCAAAAGATGGAGATGTGATTCTCATTCATTCAGTTTCCGGAAGGAATGCAGGAATTGTGGAAATGGCTCTGGAAGCCAAAGCCATGAATATGACCGTCATCGGAATTACCAATCTGGCATATTCTGAGAAGAACACTTCCCGCCACAGCAGCGGAAAAAGACTTTTTGAACTGTGTGACATCTGCATAGACAATGGGGGAGAGTTTGGGGACGGCTGTGTTGAAATCAAAGGAATCCACGAAAAGGCAGGAGCCACATCCACGGTAATCGGAGCATCCATTGTCAATGGCATTTCCGTCAGGGCTGCTGAAATTCTGGCTGAAAGAGGAATTCAGCCGCCTGTCCTTCACAGTGCAAATGCGGATGGGGGAGACGAGATCAACAATAAGATTTTTGAAGAATACAAAGACTGTATCCATTATTTATAA
- a CDS encoding DUF4832 domain-containing protein encodes MIRERKENIGFRVDCLGDMGGFHQEEWSHMLDFYPENICNFEMEDAWKKAPVVFEACWHMNDWYLQGWDIDYIVDESLKWHISSFNSKGTTVPETWKESVKRWLNTMGYRFELRKLTYHPVVKKGEGFRIRGLWANTGVAPIYHRYPLVVRLKNEKEVIRLTSKTDIRNWLPDMDILWEEEFALEGMAGEYSLEIGIETGIPELGNIKLAIEGLKDGYYCFGKIIVE; translated from the coding sequence ATGATCCGTGAGAGAAAGGAAAATATAGGATTTCGGGTGGATTGCCTGGGGGATATGGGAGGCTTCCATCAGGAAGAATGGTCCCATATGCTGGATTTTTATCCGGAAAATATCTGTAACTTTGAAATGGAGGATGCATGGAAAAAGGCACCGGTGGTATTTGAAGCCTGCTGGCACATGAATGACTGGTACCTCCAGGGCTGGGATATCGATTATATTGTGGATGAATCCTTAAAGTGGCATATCTCTTCCTTTAACAGCAAGGGCACTACCGTCCCTGAGACATGGAAGGAGAGTGTTAAAAGGTGGCTCAATACAATGGGATACCGCTTTGAATTAAGAAAGCTCACGTATCATCCGGTGGTAAAAAAAGGAGAAGGCTTCCGAATCAGAGGATTGTGGGCCAATACTGGTGTTGCTCCTATATATCATAGGTATCCCCTGGTAGTCCGCCTGAAAAATGAGAAAGAAGTCATCAGACTTACCAGTAAAACGGATATCAGAAACTGGCTGCCGGATATGGATATCCTTTGGGAAGAAGAGTTCGCCCTGGAAGGAATGGCCGGTGAGTATTCTCTGGAAATAGGAATTGAAACCGGGATACCGGAGCTTGGAAATATAAAACTGGCAATTGAAGGTTTAAAAGACGGTTACTATTGTTTCGGAAAAATAATCGTAGAATAG
- a CDS encoding ROK family protein, whose protein sequence is MNQNRGINQDVTQEMNRSLLLKSLRREGVCSRAHLAALTGLKQATVTNIMKDFLNWGIVKEVGFLNGSKGRRSIGVSINPDGYRVIGVRLARKHYSVGLFDLTGKQIVKERVDFEPDEQPGAEEILNQIVGRMRLLIQQYGKDSVLAAGLAVPGPFIAKKSRIALITGADIWKDIELKAFFDREMDIPVFLEHNANAGAYAHMWDLKEAYHDDILVYIAAGQGIGAGIVMNGRIYEGALGTAGEIGHMTIDRNGKPCACGNRGCLERYASSLELVKAVYGERAGMEGCNFEDLEQQIRNGDTTDTEHYRRACESLGIGIINIINVINPDRIIIGDDMARPNPELMEQTVRETVQKGILPDVWDELTLSISAYQGDPILTGAAIVAIDRVFDSPGQFI, encoded by the coding sequence ATGAATCAGAACCGGGGAATTAACCAGGACGTGACACAGGAGATGAATCGGTCTCTCCTTTTGAAAAGTTTAAGAAGAGAAGGCGTATGCTCCAGAGCGCATCTTGCAGCACTTACGGGGCTTAAACAGGCGACTGTGACTAACATCATGAAAGATTTCTTAAACTGGGGAATCGTTAAGGAGGTTGGTTTCTTAAATGGCAGCAAAGGGCGCCGGTCGATTGGAGTGTCCATCAATCCTGACGGCTACCGTGTCATCGGCGTGCGGCTTGCGAGAAAGCATTACAGCGTGGGACTATTTGATTTGACAGGCAAGCAGATTGTGAAAGAGCGCGTGGATTTTGAGCCGGATGAGCAGCCCGGTGCGGAAGAAATCTTAAATCAGATTGTGGGGCGGATGCGCCTGTTGATTCAGCAGTATGGAAAGGACTCTGTGCTGGCCGCGGGGCTTGCAGTGCCAGGACCATTTATAGCGAAAAAAAGCCGTATTGCGTTAATAACGGGTGCGGATATATGGAAAGATATCGAGTTGAAGGCGTTTTTTGACCGGGAGATGGATATCCCGGTGTTCCTGGAACACAACGCCAATGCCGGAGCCTATGCCCATATGTGGGATTTGAAGGAGGCCTATCATGATGACATTCTTGTTTACATTGCCGCCGGTCAGGGGATTGGCGCAGGAATTGTGATGAATGGCAGAATCTACGAAGGGGCGCTGGGGACGGCAGGTGAGATTGGACATATGACGATAGACAGAAATGGGAAACCATGTGCCTGCGGAAACAGGGGCTGCCTGGAACGCTATGCCTCTTCACTGGAACTTGTAAAAGCGGTGTATGGGGAGCGTGCCGGTATGGAAGGCTGTAATTTTGAGGATTTGGAGCAGCAGATCAGAAACGGTGATACAACCGATACAGAGCATTACCGCAGGGCATGCGAGAGCCTTGGCATCGGGATCATAAACATTATCAATGTGATTAACCCGGACCGGATTATTATCGGTGATGATATGGCACGTCCGAATCCGGAATTAATGGAACAGACTGTGCGGGAGACGGTGCAAAAGGGAATCTTGCCGGATGTCTGGGACGAGCTTACGCTTTCCATCAGTGCATACCAGGGGGATCCCATCCTGACCGGTGCGGCGATCGTGGCGATTGACAGGGTCTTTGACAGTCCGGGACAGTTTATATAG
- the fsa gene encoding fructose-6-phosphate aldolase: MKFFVDTAKVEDIKKVNDMGIICGVTTNPSLIAKEGRDFVEVIKEITSIVDGPISGEVKATTTDAKGMIEEGREIAAIHPNMVVKIPMTVEGLKAVKVLTAEGIKTNVTLIFSANQALLAARAGATYVSPFLGRLDDISQPGMDLIRMIADIFRISGIETEIIAASVRNPIHVIDCALAGADIATVPYGVLEQMTKHPLTDQGIEKFQADYRAVFGE; encoded by the coding sequence ATGAAATTTTTTGTTGACACAGCAAAGGTAGAGGATATCAAAAAGGTAAATGATATGGGGATTATCTGCGGGGTAACGACGAACCCGTCACTGATTGCAAAGGAAGGCAGAGATTTTGTGGAAGTAATCAAGGAGATCACTTCAATTGTAGACGGACCAATCAGCGGGGAAGTAAAAGCTACGACGACAGATGCCAAAGGAATGATCGAAGAAGGGCGCGAAATTGCGGCAATCCATCCCAACATGGTTGTTAAAATTCCAATGACTGTCGAAGGCTTAAAAGCGGTGAAGGTTTTGACTGCAGAGGGAATCAAAACCAATGTGACTCTGATTTTCAGTGCGAACCAGGCACTTTTAGCAGCACGCGCGGGTGCTACTTATGTATCCCCATTTCTGGGGCGTCTCGATGATATCTCTCAGCCAGGAATGGACTTAATCAGAATGATTGCTGATATATTCCGTATCTCAGGGATTGAAACGGAGATCATTGCCGCCAGTGTGAGGAATCCGATTCATGTGATTGACTGTGCACTTGCAGGGGCGGATATCGCCACGGTTCCATACGGTGTATTGGAGCAGATGACAAAACATCCGCTGACTGATCAGGGAATTGAAAAATTCCAGGCGGATTATCGTGCTGTCTTTGGAGAGTAA
- a CDS encoding LacI family DNA-binding transcriptional regulator has translation MSTIRDVANLAKVSIATVSRVLNNDTQYKMTDETRARVWKAVTDLNYTVKSPANSSSGDNKAHSGNALVKIGCVLSVTKNKYNDPYFMSILSGVEEQLQNNGYELTFIKTGAELEDKKALYNAFGNPVSGLILMESLNSEIYQFIRNQVPNIVGIDTWWEDIDNVGYDHYRVASVAVQHLIDKGHKKIGFIGGSGMSGDIKSSQRYRGYYASLHAAGLPVNSDWVIDCAWDENLCMEKVNQLYQKEDSPTAFFVASDLMAMAALSSLYKMGIAVPDKVAVIGLSNIEISKYSNPPLTTIEIPTKEIGMVAVDLLLARINGYQLLPRKVILPTSLVLRNST, from the coding sequence TTGAGCACAATCAGAGACGTAGCCAATCTGGCAAAGGTGTCAATAGCTACTGTATCACGGGTATTAAATAACGATACCCAATACAAAATGACCGACGAAACCCGGGCACGGGTATGGAAGGCTGTTACAGATTTGAACTATACAGTAAAATCCCCCGCAAACTCTTCCTCCGGTGACAATAAAGCCCATTCAGGCAATGCACTTGTAAAAATAGGCTGTGTCCTAAGCGTAACGAAAAATAAATATAACGACCCTTATTTTATGTCCATCTTGTCCGGCGTAGAAGAACAGCTTCAAAACAACGGATATGAACTTACCTTTATAAAGACCGGTGCCGAGCTGGAGGATAAAAAGGCCTTATACAACGCCTTTGGCAATCCGGTCTCTGGTCTGATTCTGATGGAATCACTCAACAGTGAAATCTACCAGTTCATACGAAATCAGGTTCCAAACATTGTCGGAATCGATACCTGGTGGGAGGATATCGACAATGTAGGTTATGACCATTACAGGGTAGCAAGTGTGGCAGTGCAGCACTTAATTGACAAGGGGCATAAAAAGATAGGCTTTATCGGCGGCAGCGGTATGAGCGGCGATATAAAATCCAGCCAGAGGTACCGGGGCTATTACGCCTCCCTGCACGCTGCCGGCCTGCCGGTAAATTCTGACTGGGTTATTGATTGCGCCTGGGATGAGAACCTTTGCATGGAAAAGGTCAACCAGCTCTATCAGAAAGAAGATTCTCCCACCGCTTTCTTTGTAGCCAGTGATTTAATGGCCATGGCCGCCTTAAGCAGCCTGTATAAAATGGGAATAGCCGTACCGGACAAAGTAGCAGTAATCGGGCTGTCCAATATCGAAATATCCAAATATTCCAATCCTCCTCTGACCACAATTGAAATCCCTACAAAGGAAATCGGCATGGTTGCAGTTGATCTGCTCCTTGCAAGGATTAACGGGTATCAGCTTCTCCCCAGGAAAGTAATTCTTCCTACCAGCCTTGTTCTGCGCAACTCTACTTGA